Proteins encoded within one genomic window of Halococcus salifodinae DSM 8989:
- the eno gene encoding phosphopyruvate hydratase: protein MTLITEVRLRRVLDSRGNPTVEAEVTTESGGFGRAAAPSGASTGAHEATSLPASEAIASAREHAVPRIEGQVYAGDQRSVDAALRAADGTDDFGEIGANSAVAISMATATAAADALGAPLYQHLGGAFRGNEFPTPLGNVIGGGEHANEATHIQEFLAAPVGAPSVADAVFANAQVHAAVGEILAERDVPAAKGDEGAWAPAIDDSEAFEIVAEATKQVADEVGFDIGFGLDVAATELYDADEGVYRYGDTERTPDEQIEYVAGLVDEYDLVYVEDPLDEEDFEGFAELTDQVGTETLICGDDLFVTNVERLDRGIEAGAANALLVKPNQIGTLSDAFDATERAVENGLAPVISHRSGETEDTTIAHLAVATAAPFVKTGAVGGERTAKLNELIRTEETA, encoded by the coding sequence GTGACGCTGATCACCGAGGTCCGGCTCCGACGAGTGCTCGACTCGCGCGGGAATCCGACCGTGGAGGCCGAAGTCACCACCGAATCGGGCGGGTTCGGTCGGGCGGCCGCACCGAGCGGCGCGAGCACCGGCGCGCACGAGGCGACATCGCTGCCCGCGAGCGAGGCGATCGCGAGCGCTCGCGAACACGCCGTCCCGCGGATCGAGGGCCAGGTGTACGCCGGCGATCAGCGCTCGGTCGACGCCGCGCTGCGTGCAGCCGACGGCACCGACGACTTCGGTGAGATCGGCGCAAACAGTGCAGTCGCGATCTCGATGGCTACTGCAACCGCCGCGGCCGACGCACTCGGTGCGCCGCTGTACCAGCATTTGGGTGGGGCGTTCCGCGGGAACGAGTTCCCGACGCCGCTCGGCAACGTGATCGGCGGCGGCGAGCACGCGAATGAGGCGACCCACATCCAGGAGTTCCTCGCCGCACCGGTGGGCGCACCCAGCGTCGCGGACGCGGTGTTCGCGAACGCACAGGTCCACGCCGCAGTCGGCGAGATCCTCGCCGAGCGTGACGTCCCCGCAGCGAAAGGGGACGAGGGCGCGTGGGCACCCGCGATCGACGACAGCGAGGCGTTCGAAATCGTCGCGGAGGCCACAAAGCAGGTCGCCGACGAGGTCGGCTTCGACATCGGGTTCGGCCTCGACGTGGCGGCGACCGAACTCTACGACGCCGACGAGGGGGTCTACCGCTACGGCGACACCGAGCGGACGCCCGACGAACAGATCGAGTACGTCGCGGGTCTCGTCGACGAGTACGACCTCGTCTACGTCGAGGACCCGCTCGACGAGGAGGATTTCGAGGGATTCGCCGAACTGACTGACCAAGTCGGAACGGAGACGCTGATCTGTGGCGACGATCTGTTCGTGACGAACGTCGAGCGGCTCGATCGTGGGATCGAGGCGGGCGCGGCGAACGCGCTGCTCGTGAAGCCGAATCAGATCGGGACGCTCTCGGACGCGTTCGACGCGACCGAGCGCGCCGTCGAGAACGGGCTCGCACCCGTGATCTCGCACCGATCGGGCGAGACCGAGGACACCACGATCGCACACCTCGCCGTCGCGACCGCCGCACCGTTCGTCAAGACGGGCGCGGTCGGCGGCGAGCGCACAGCCAAGCTGAACGAACTCATCAGAACCGAGGAAACCGCATGA
- a CDS encoding DNA-directed RNA polymerase subunit K — MAQRYNRYEKARIIGARALQIAYGAPVLVGTDSTEPILIAAEEYDAGVLPFTVNRGKQ; from the coding sequence ATGGCGCAGCGCTACAATCGGTACGAGAAGGCACGGATCATCGGCGCACGGGCGCTCCAGATCGCGTACGGCGCGCCCGTGTTGGTCGGGACCGATAGTACAGAGCCGATCCTGATCGCGGCCGAAGAGTACGACGCCGGCGTGCTGCCCTTCACCGTCAATCGGGGGAAACAGTGA
- a CDS encoding DNA-directed RNA polymerase subunit N: protein MMVPVRCFTCGKVVGEHWEPFEARVEDGEDPAEVLDDLGVDRHCCRRMLVSHSDLVDIVAPYQ, encoded by the coding sequence ATGATGGTTCCCGTGCGGTGTTTCACCTGCGGGAAGGTCGTCGGTGAGCACTGGGAGCCGTTCGAGGCTCGGGTCGAGGACGGCGAGGACCCGGCCGAGGTGCTCGACGACCTCGGCGTGGACCGGCACTGCTGTCGCCGAATGCTGGTGTCACACTCCGACCTCGTCGACATCGTGGCCCCCTATCAGTGA
- a CDS encoding 30S ribosomal protein S9, with protein sequence MVTNTSGKKKTAIARATVSEGEGRVRVNAKPVELIEPELARLKMVEPFRIAEERRESVDISVDVSGGGTVGQADAVRTAIARGLVEHANDAELRDAYMEFDRSLLVNDVRQSESKKWGGPGARARYQKSYR encoded by the coding sequence ATGGTAACGAACACCTCAGGCAAGAAGAAGACCGCGATCGCGCGGGCCACCGTCTCGGAAGGCGAGGGCCGCGTCCGCGTGAACGCGAAACCAGTCGAACTGATCGAACCGGAACTAGCGCGGCTGAAGATGGTCGAGCCGTTCCGTATCGCCGAAGAGCGCCGCGAGAGCGTCGATATTTCGGTCGACGTGAGCGGCGGCGGCACGGTCGGTCAGGCCGACGCGGTGCGGACCGCGATCGCGCGCGGACTCGTCGAGCACGCGAACGACGCCGAACTCCGCGACGCGTACATGGAGTTCGATCGGTCGCTGCTCGTGAACGACGTCCGCCAGTCCGAATCGAAGAAATGGGGCGGCCCGGGTGCACGGGCGCGCTACCAGAAGTCCTACCGTTAA
- a CDS encoding 50S ribosomal protein L13, with translation MNAAEFDPDIVVDARDCILGRVASQVAERALDGERVAVVNAEEAVITGGTDDVMGVFEDRAELGSDSGPYYPKRPDRIMKRSIRGMIPYKRPRGREAFERLRVYVGDPFEDDADVLEGTSLNRLSNTKFVQLGDVSENLGANVTW, from the coding sequence ATGAACGCCGCGGAGTTCGACCCCGATATCGTGGTCGACGCCCGGGACTGCATCCTGGGGCGGGTCGCGAGCCAGGTCGCCGAACGCGCCCTCGATGGCGAGCGCGTCGCCGTGGTCAACGCCGAAGAAGCAGTCATCACGGGCGGGACCGACGACGTGATGGGCGTCTTCGAGGACCGCGCCGAGCTCGGCTCGGACAGCGGGCCGTACTACCCGAAGCGCCCCGACCGGATCATGAAGCGCTCGATCCGCGGGATGATCCCGTACAAGCGCCCGCGCGGGCGCGAGGCGTTCGAGCGCCTTCGTGTCTACGTCGGTGATCCCTTCGAGGACGATGCGGACGTTCTGGAGGGAACATCACTGAATCGGCTGTCGAACACCAAGTTCGTCCAACTGGGCGACGTGAGCGAGAACCTCGGAGCCAACGTCACATGGTAA
- a CDS encoding 50S ribosomal protein L18e — protein sequence MSKTNPRLTSLITELKSTARESDSPVWRAVADRLEKPRRTHAEVNLGRIERYAKEEETVVVPGKVLGSGVLEKPVTVAAVDFSGTAETKIDQVGESLALEECIEQNPEGSDVRVIR from the coding sequence ATGAGCAAGACCAATCCGAGGCTCACGAGTCTCATCACTGAACTGAAGTCGACGGCCCGCGAGTCGGACAGTCCCGTCTGGCGGGCGGTCGCCGACCGTCTGGAGAAGCCCCGGCGCACCCACGCCGAGGTCAACCTCGGTCGGATCGAACGCTACGCCAAGGAGGAGGAAACCGTCGTCGTGCCAGGCAAGGTCCTGGGCAGCGGCGTGCTCGAAAAGCCCGTCACCGTGGCGGCAGTCGACTTCTCCGGTACGGCCGAAACGAAGATCGACCAGGTCGGGGAGTCGCTCGCACTCGAAGAGTGCATCGAGCAGAACCCCGAGGGGTCGGACGTCCGGGTGATCCGATGA
- a CDS encoding DNA-directed RNA polymerase subunit D, whose translation MSAAYDVAFIDRDDRDARFLVRGITPAFANGIRRAMVADVPTLSIDTVRVVENSSVMFDEQIGHRLGMIPLNAPPNEFESGEGVTLGIDVSGPDTAYSGDLVSSDSVVEPAEDNVPIIDLKEDQRLEAEAEAVLDTGKTHAKHQGGVAVGYRHLQKVEVVGDREEFADEEPNILRGVIEEDDELVLTEEFDNDLTNRYPGKEVSVEDVPNAFVFHVETDGSLTVEELVTAAVDSLETRANELKEAVQL comes from the coding sequence GTGAGCGCCGCGTACGACGTCGCGTTCATCGACCGCGACGACCGCGACGCTCGCTTCCTCGTCAGAGGGATCACGCCAGCGTTCGCCAACGGCATCCGGCGGGCGATGGTGGCCGACGTTCCCACCCTGTCGATCGACACCGTGCGCGTGGTCGAGAACTCGTCGGTGATGTTCGACGAGCAGATCGGCCATCGGCTCGGAATGATACCCTTGAACGCGCCGCCGAACGAGTTCGAGTCGGGCGAGGGCGTCACGCTGGGGATCGACGTTTCGGGCCCCGACACAGCGTACTCGGGCGATCTCGTCAGTAGCGATTCGGTCGTCGAGCCCGCCGAGGACAACGTCCCGATCATCGATCTCAAAGAGGACCAGCGCCTCGAAGCCGAGGCCGAGGCCGTGCTCGACACCGGGAAGACCCACGCCAAACATCAGGGCGGCGTGGCGGTCGGCTACCGCCACCTTCAGAAGGTGGAGGTCGTCGGTGACCGCGAGGAGTTCGCCGACGAGGAGCCGAACATCCTGCGAGGCGTCATCGAGGAGGACGACGAGCTCGTCCTCACCGAAGAGTTCGACAACGACCTCACGAACCGGTATCCCGGCAAGGAGGTCAGCGTCGAGGACGTGCCGAACGCGTTCGTCTTCCACGTCGAGACCGATGGCTCGCTGACCGTCGAGGAGCTGGTGACGGCGGCAGTCGACTCGCTGGAAACGCGCGCGAACGAACTCAAAGAAGCGGTCCAGTTGTAA
- a CDS encoding 30S ribosomal protein S11, producing the protein MSAEDEERWAVAHVHASFNNTIITITDQTGAETLAKSSGGTAVKQNRDEASPYAAMQMAEGVAEEVLAQGIEGVHVKVRGPGGNLQQSPGPGAQATIRALARAGLEIGRIEDVTPIPHDGTRAPKSSGF; encoded by the coding sequence ATGAGCGCCGAAGACGAGGAACGGTGGGCGGTCGCACACGTCCACGCCTCCTTCAACAACACGATCATCACGATCACCGACCAGACCGGGGCGGAGACCCTCGCCAAATCGAGCGGCGGGACCGCCGTGAAGCAGAACCGCGACGAGGCGTCGCCGTATGCTGCGATGCAGATGGCCGAAGGCGTCGCCGAAGAGGTGCTCGCCCAGGGGATCGAGGGCGTCCACGTCAAGGTCCGCGGCCCCGGCGGGAACCTCCAGCAGAGTCCGGGACCGGGCGCACAGGCGACCATCCGGGCGCTCGCGCGCGCCGGACTGGAGATCGGCCGGATCGAGGACGTGACGCCGATCCCGCACGACGGCACGCGTGCCCCCAAATCGAGCGGGTTCTAA
- a CDS encoding 30S ribosomal protein S4: protein MALGSNTKAYETPNHPYQGERISEESNLVGRYGLKNKEELWRAQSELRGFRREARRLLGDAQGDVDAAEREGEPFLARLRRLGILDETDGLDDVLSLEVTDVLERRLQTIVYRTGLANTVQQARQFVSHGHIVVDGARVTTPSRKVDVSEEDLVGFDETSPIADELHPERAEEQE from the coding sequence ATGGCACTCGGATCCAACACCAAGGCCTACGAGACGCCGAATCATCCGTACCAGGGCGAGCGCATTTCTGAGGAGTCGAACCTCGTCGGGCGCTACGGCCTGAAGAACAAAGAGGAGCTGTGGAGAGCGCAGTCCGAACTTCGCGGGTTCCGCCGCGAGGCGCGACGACTACTCGGCGACGCTCAGGGCGATGTCGACGCTGCCGAACGCGAGGGCGAACCGTTCCTCGCGCGGCTCCGACGGCTCGGCATTCTCGACGAAACCGACGGGCTCGACGACGTGTTGAGCCTCGAAGTCACGGACGTGCTCGAACGCCGGCTCCAGACCATCGTCTACCGCACAGGCCTCGCGAACACGGTCCAGCAGGCCCGTCAGTTCGTTTCTCATGGACACATCGTCGTCGACGGCGCGCGGGTAACGACGCCCTCGCGGAAAGTCGACGTGAGCGAGGAGGATCTCGTGGGATTCGACGAGACGAGTCCGATCGCGGACGAACTGCATCCCGAACGAGCGGAGGAACAAGAATGA